In the genome of Oscarella lobularis chromosome 1, ooOscLobu1.1, whole genome shotgun sequence, one region contains:
- the LOC136193880 gene encoding N-acetylglucosamine-6-phosphate deacetylase-like, giving the protein MICRFTNCKLLRDGHLLGEEDLWVRNGIILNPRDVFWGEKRTPDRVIDCKGYIAAPGFIDTQINGALGFDFSSNLDNFPESLCAVAKEILRHGVTAFCPTIVSSTRETYKEILPKFVAYESGPDEATLLGLHLEGPFISQEKRGAHHEKAVWVDEDKAITMDTLMKRYGSLERVSIVTVAPELRGMYEVIEELQQKNIAVSLGHSMCNLDGAEDAVNRGSRFITHLFNAMLPFHHRDPGIVGLLTSKRLKNRQIYYGIIGDGVHTDPAALRIAYRANPKGVVLVTDAMAAMGLSDGIHSLGCQSIEVQGNQARLVGEKDRLAGSVATMDHCVRYFEKETGCGIPAALEAASLHPAKMLRLENERGTLNYGSRADFILLDNDMNVQRTYIDGRLVYETKK; this is encoded by the exons ATGATATGCCGATTCACCAACTGTAAACTGTTGCGAGACGGGCATCTTCTAGGCGAAGAAGACCTTTGGGTGCGAAATGGAATTATTCTCAATCCCAGAGACGTATTTTGGGGGGAGAAAAGGACGCCAGACCGCGTAATCGATTGCAAGGGTTACATCGCAGCTCCGGGCTTCATTGACACGCAAATAAACG GGGCTCTGGGGTTtgatttctcgtcgaatctGGACAATTTTCCCGAAAGTCTTTGCGCCGTGGCGAAGGAAATACTTCGTCACGGTGTAACGGCTTTCTGTCCAACAATTGTATCGTCTACTAGAGAAACTTACAAAGAG aTTTTACCAAAATTTGTTGCGTATGAAAGTGGCCCAGACGAAGCGACTCTACTAGGACTTCATCTCGAAGGACCCTTTATTagtcaagaaaaaagaggtGCTCACCACGAGAAGGCGGTGTGGGTCGATGAGGACAAGGCAATCACCATGGATACGCTGATGAAGCGATACGGATCTCTAGAAAGAGTCAGCATTGTTACCGTAGCACCTGAGCTAAGGGGAATGTACGAAGTTATAGAAGaattacagcaaaagaaTATTGCTGTATCATTAG GGCATAGTATGTGCAATCTTGACGGGGCTGAAGATGCCGTAAACAGAGGATCTCGTTTTATTACTCATCTTTTCAATGCTATGCTTCCT TTTCATCATCGCGATCCGGGCATTGTGGGTCTATTGACTAGCAAAAGACTAAAAAATCGCCAAATCTATTACGGAATAATTGGTGATGGAGTGCACACGGATCCCGCAGCGTTGAGAATAGCCTACAGAGCTAACCCTAAAG gAGTTGTCCTTGTGACCGATGCAATGGCTGCCATGGGCTTATCCGATGGGATACACAGTCTAGGCTGTCAAAGTATAGAAGTTCAAGGAAATCAGGCCCGGCTAGTCGGAGAAAAAGATCGTCTAGCCGGAAG CGTGGCAACCATGGACCACTGTGTTCGCTATTTTGAAAAGGAGACGG GATGCGGTATACCTGCTGCCTTAGAGGCGGCAAGTTTACACCCAGCTAAAATGCTGAGacttgaaaacgaaagggGAACGCTCAATTACGGCTCAAGAGCCGACTTTATTCTATTGGACAATGATATGAATGTCCAAAGAACGTACATAGATGGTCGGCTAGTTTacgagacaaaaaaatag
- the LOC136193887 gene encoding uncharacterized protein isoform X1, which produces MAAVGKLHDFELPGLQSNVDDESESLYRRFQRRTAFPERTQAAKLIVAKEPKTTLRSPNGSPPPPLLSKATKNFDKRLMGATTESWQRDIPKVTTDPETPKLWSAVNSGPQPLYRRRPLWSWKQRQAARVKKRGVEESNDVSAVSLHSSKTISEKELSRMLAVNKKDSSDLLTQSRVRADEHFASGYDKFMCFKPKLGSSPTKNKEKYHAFHNTQLLSDDDLNSMVIVRKAAAETRPRPLGRIRNLSAPLPSRCHSPVPRVPFTSRASSAVTKMRAMSASSSISRSPAFPTIVVLPQFRRQHVNPYDS; this is translated from the exons ATGGCTGCAGTTGGTAAACTGCACGATTTCGAGCTACCAGGCCTTCAG AgcaacgttgacgacgaaagcgaatcaTTATATCGTCGTTTCCAACGACGCACCGCGTTTCCGGAGCGC ACGCAGGCGGCCAAGCTAATCGTAGCGAAGGAGCCGAAAACGACACTTCGTTCCCCTAATGGGTCTCCACCTCCTCCACTTTTGagcaaagcgacgaagaatttcgacAAGCGCCTAATGGGCGCCACCACCGAATCGTGGCAGCGGGACATTCCGAA GGTCACCACCGATCCTGAAACTCCAAAACT ATGGTCTGCTGTGAACAGTGGGCCGCAGCCTCTTTACAGGCGTCGACCCTTGTGGAG ttgGAAGCAGAGGCAAGCGGCTAGGGTGAAGAAGAGGGGCGTGGAGGAGTCGAATGATGTCAGTGCCGTGTCCCTGCactcgtcgaagacgattaGCGAGAAGGAATTGAGTCGGATGTTGGCTGTAAATAAGAAAGATTCCAG TGACCTTTTGACGCAGTCGAGAGTGAGAGCCGATGAGCATTTTGCTTCTGGCTATGATAAATTTATGTG CTTCAAGCCTAAACTGGGTTCATCTCCAACAAAGAATAAAGAGAAATACCACGCGTTTCATAATACACAGCTTCtgagtgacgacgacttgaacTCAATGGTCATAGTGCGAAAAGCGGCAGCTGAAACCAG GCCAAGGCCCCTGGGAAGAATTCGAAATCTGAGCGCTCCTCTTCCCTCACGTTGCCACTCTCCCGTGCCACGCGTTCCTTTTACGTCACGCGCGAGCTCCGCCGTCACTAAAATGAGAGCAATGTCGGCCAGTTCGTCG ATAAGTCGATCGCCGGCTTTTCCGACTATTGTAGTATTGCCACAGTTTCGACGACAGCACGTGAATCCGTACGATTCGTAA
- the LOC136193887 gene encoding uncharacterized protein isoform X2, translating into MAAVGKLHDFELPGLQSNVDDESESLYRRFQRRTAFPERAAKLIVAKEPKTTLRSPNGSPPPPLLSKATKNFDKRLMGATTESWQRDIPKVTTDPETPKLWSAVNSGPQPLYRRRPLWSWKQRQAARVKKRGVEESNDVSAVSLHSSKTISEKELSRMLAVNKKDSSDLLTQSRVRADEHFASGYDKFMCFKPKLGSSPTKNKEKYHAFHNTQLLSDDDLNSMVIVRKAAAETRPRPLGRIRNLSAPLPSRCHSPVPRVPFTSRASSAVTKMRAMSASSSISRSPAFPTIVVLPQFRRQHVNPYDS; encoded by the exons ATGGCTGCAGTTGGTAAACTGCACGATTTCGAGCTACCAGGCCTTCAG AgcaacgttgacgacgaaagcgaatcaTTATATCGTCGTTTCCAACGACGCACCGCGTTTCCGGAGCGC GCGGCCAAGCTAATCGTAGCGAAGGAGCCGAAAACGACACTTCGTTCCCCTAATGGGTCTCCACCTCCTCCACTTTTGagcaaagcgacgaagaatttcgacAAGCGCCTAATGGGCGCCACCACCGAATCGTGGCAGCGGGACATTCCGAA GGTCACCACCGATCCTGAAACTCCAAAACT ATGGTCTGCTGTGAACAGTGGGCCGCAGCCTCTTTACAGGCGTCGACCCTTGTGGAG ttgGAAGCAGAGGCAAGCGGCTAGGGTGAAGAAGAGGGGCGTGGAGGAGTCGAATGATGTCAGTGCCGTGTCCCTGCactcgtcgaagacgattaGCGAGAAGGAATTGAGTCGGATGTTGGCTGTAAATAAGAAAGATTCCAG TGACCTTTTGACGCAGTCGAGAGTGAGAGCCGATGAGCATTTTGCTTCTGGCTATGATAAATTTATGTG CTTCAAGCCTAAACTGGGTTCATCTCCAACAAAGAATAAAGAGAAATACCACGCGTTTCATAATACACAGCTTCtgagtgacgacgacttgaacTCAATGGTCATAGTGCGAAAAGCGGCAGCTGAAACCAG GCCAAGGCCCCTGGGAAGAATTCGAAATCTGAGCGCTCCTCTTCCCTCACGTTGCCACTCTCCCGTGCCACGCGTTCCTTTTACGTCACGCGCGAGCTCCGCCGTCACTAAAATGAGAGCAATGTCGGCCAGTTCGTCG ATAAGTCGATCGCCGGCTTTTCCGACTATTGTAGTATTGCCACAGTTTCGACGACAGCACGTGAATCCGTACGATTCGTAA